The Drosophila bipectinata strain 14024-0381.07 chromosome 2L, DbipHiC1v2, whole genome shotgun sequence genome has a segment encoding these proteins:
- the Ca-alpha1D gene encoding voltage-dependent calcium channel type D subunit alpha-1 isoform X12, translating into MNTGDHKEKASQQQQQTQQIQQQPQQQQQLPQHPDQQQQQQPINRYDALDNSSSNNKLNRKYNNDKDKDKSSDRNREASRDSSLLPASVVIIDESCPVKSQKSPTGIEPSSSIMPRGGTSSSQRRRQLQFQRQKEATLYDRGDEATASSSSSAPPPAPGSGSTQSVKGGGELVNCIAYDDNTLVIERKPSPTSPASSRRYLKADTPTRGSRKYNRKSSAAKSDLEVVMVRPEHHHQHRSPTITLPVPTTPLTTSASAGASPTGAVLGSGLGSVSGSGTGTGTGTVLQQRYLQLQLEHEKKYIFQAMQEFDYMEQSRSSRAYCSALDQSEDAGQATTSRRRPTSTELALSNVTSQIVNNATYKLDLKQRRRRSNNGASDPAAGIASGSGPVSGSGTSPGQSAGPSNGGSRRRKSSCTSCGGGGISAPGPRLTPEEAWQLQPQNSVTSAGSTNSSFSSGGGRDDDSSYSAVGGDSSSSNSCNCDITGDNSTLHGFGVGDVSSFIGDDECEEDEDDANHPDLSSQTLRTAAIVAAVAAAAKEQQDQQDQSLSLGAAATDCESFSERRQDADEGVRIIQESGGNNDSLEDVGEVDDNADVVVRKNSRNRPSIRRTCRITEEDDDEFYEDDQDQQGDDDEEPEGTTIDIDEQGHPDQDEDPEDDEDVDEYFEEEEDDTQAFSPFYSSSAELIDNFGGGAGKFFNIMDFERGASGGGSFSPGGNGPGSGENSARYDGGEAELGGGNNIMGIDSMGIANIPETMNGTTIGPSGAGGQKAAPGAAGQKRPQRRGKPQPDRPQRALFCLTVKNPLRALCIRIVEWKPFEFLILLTIFANCIALAVYTPYPGSDSNVTNQTLEKVEYIFLVIFTAECVMKILAYGFMLHNGAYLRNGWNLLDFTIVVIGAISTALSHLMKDAFDVKALRAFRVLRPLRLVSGVPSLQVVLNSILKAMVPLFHIALLVIFVIIIYAIIGLELFSGKLHKACRDEITGEYEDEIRPCGVGRACPEGMKCYGGWEGPNDGITNFDNFGLAMLTVFQCVTLEGWTDVLYNIQDSMGSDWQWMYFISMVILGAFFVMNLILGVLSGEFSKERNKAKNRGDFQKLREKQQIEEDLRGYLDWITQAEDIEPDAVGGLIPDGKVKQMNEMDSTENLGEEMPEVQLTESRWRKMKKDFDRVNRRMRRACRKAVKSQAFYWLIIVLVFLNTGVLATEHYRQVDWLDNFQEYTNVVFIGLFTCEMLLKMYSLGFQGYFVSLFNRFDCFVVIGSISETLLTNTGMMPPLGVSVLRCVRLLRVFKVTKYWRSLSNLVASLLNSIQSIASLLLLLFLFIVIFALLGMQVFGGKFNFDGKEEKYRMNFDCFWQALLTVFQIMTGEDWNAVMYTGINAYGGVSSYGALACIYFIILFICGNYILLNVFLAIAVDNLADADSLSEEVEKDEEPHDDSAFKKSHSPTPTIDGEDHLSIDIDMEPHELDDEEKMDHETLSDEEVREMCEEEQEDSHSEVSAHATARPRRLSEVSMKKTKKPIPRGSAFFIFSYTNRFRVFCHWLCNHSNFGNIILCCIMFSSAMLAAENPLRSDDDLNKVLNKFDYFFTAVFTIELILKLIAYGFVLHDGAFCRSAFNLLDLLVVCVSLVSLVFSSNAISVVKILRVLRVLRPLRAINRAKGLKHVVQCVIVAVKTIGNIVLVTCLLQFMFAVIGVQLFKGKFFKCSDGSKMTEDECFGTYLVYDDGDIHKPRLKEREWKNYGFHFDDVAKGMLTLFTVSTFEGWPGLLYVSIDSNKENGGPIHNFRPIVAAYYIIYIIIIAFFMVNIFVGFVIVTFQNEGEQEYKNCDLDKNQRNCIEFALKAKPVRRYIPKHGIQYKVWWFVTSSSFEYTVFVLIMINTVTLAMKFYNQPQWYTELLDALNMIFTAVFALEFVFKLAAFRFKNYFGDAWNVFDFIIVLGSFIDIVYSEIKQRYFSSILRYC; encoded by the exons ATGAATACAG GAGACCATAAAGAGAAAGCCTctcaacaacagcaacaaacgCAACAAATACAGcaacagccgcagcagcagcaacaattgcCGCAGCATCCAgaccaacaacagcaacagcaaccaaTTAATAGATATGATGCCTTGGACAATTCTAGTTcgaataataaattaaatcgtAAATACAATAACGATAAGGATAAGGATAAATCTAGCGATAGGAATCGGGAAGCGAGCAGGGATTCGTCGTTGTTGCCCGCCAGTGTTGTCATCATCGATGAATCATGCCCTGTGAAGAGCCAGAAATCACCGACCGGCATCGAGCCGAGCTCGAGCATCATGCCAAGAGGTGGCACCTCCTCCTCGCAACGACGCCGCCAATTGCAATTCCAGAGACAAAAGGAGGCCACGCTTTATGACCGTGGAGATGAGGCAACAGCCTCGTCCTCATCCTCCGCCCCGCCCCCAGCCCCCGGCTCCGGCTCCACCCAGAGTGTGAAGGGGGGCGGGGAGCTGGTGAATTGTATAGCCTACGATGACAACACCCTGGTTATCGAGCGCAAGCCCTCGCCCACATCCCCCGCCTCCTCGCGACGCTATCTGAAGGCGGACACCCCGACGCGTGGCAGTCGGAAGTACAACCGCAAATCCTCGGCAGCCAAGAGCGATTTGGAGGTGGTCATGGTCAGGCCGGAACACCATCACCAGCACCGGTCACCGACGATAACGCTTCCAGTGCCCACGACACCACTGACCACATCGGCATCGGCGGGCGCTTCTCCAACCGGAGCGGTATTGGGTTCAGGACTGGGATCGGTATCGGGATCAGGCACGGGAACGGGAACAGGAACGGTCCTGCAACAAAGGTACTTGCAGCTCCAACTGGAGCACGaaaagaaatacatttttcaagcAATGCAAGAGTTTGATTATATGGAACAATCTAGGAGCTCTAGGGCATA TTGCAGTGCCCTCGACCAGTCAGAGGACGCCGGCCAGGCCACCACCTCGAGGAGACGACCCACCAGCACCGAGCTCGCCCTCAGCAACGTCACTAGTCAGATTGTAAACAACGCCACCTACAAGCTTGACTTAAAACAGCGCCGCCGCAGGAGcaacaacggggcaagtgacCCGGCGGCGGGAATAGCCTCCGGATCCGGGCCTGTTTCCGGGTCGGGCACCAGTCCGGGCCAGTCGGCGGGTCCTTCGAACGGCGGAAGTCGGCGACGCAAGTCGAGTTGTACGAGTTGCGGGGGCGGTGGCATTAGTGCACCGGGACCCAGGCTAACGCCCGAGGAGGCGTGGCAGCTGCAACCACAGAATAGTGTGACCAGTGCCGgcagcaccaacagcagcTTTAGCAGCGGGGGAGGACGCGACGACGATAGCAGCTACAGTGCCGTTGGCggcgacagcagcagcagcaatagttgcaattgcgacatcaccGGCGACAATAGTACGTTGCATGGTTTCGGGGTCGGTGACGTCAGCAGCTTCATCGGAGACGACGAGTGcgaggaggacgaggacgacgcTAACCACCCAGATCTCAGTTCACAGACTCTGCGCACCGCAGCCATTGTAGCGGCAGTTGCGGCAGCGGCCAAGGAGCAACAGGACCAGCAGGATCAGTCTCTGTCGCTGGGGGCAGCGGCCACCGACTGCGAGAGCTTTAGCGAGCGACGGCAGGATGCCGATGAGGGCGTCCGGATCATCCAGGAAAGCGGCGGGAACAACGACTCACTCGAGGACGTCGGCGAGGTCGATGACAATGCCGATGTTGTAGTGAGAAAGAATTCGCGCAACCGACCCTCGATCAGGAGGACATGTAGGATTACCGAAGAGGACGACGACGAGTTCTACGAAGACGATCAGGACCAGCAGggcgacgacgacgaggagcCCGAGGGCACCACCATAGACATTGATGAACAGGGCCATCCAGACCAGGACGAGGACCCCGAGGACGACGAGGACGTGGACGAGTACTTTGAGGAGGAAGAGGACGACACTCAGGCCTTCTCACCCTTCTACTCCAGCTCGGCAGAGTTGATAGATAATTTTGGCGGCGGCGCGGGCAAGTTTTTCAACATAATGGACTTTGAGCGAGGAGCCTCCGGCGGTGGCAGTTTCTCGCCAGGGGGCAATGGACCCGGCAGCGGTGAAAACTCGGCCCGGTACGATGGCGGCGAGGCGGAGTTAGGCGGCGGCAACAACATAATGG GCATCGACTCCATGGGCATTGCAAACATTCCGGAGACCATGAACGGCACCACCATTGGACCCAGCGGTGCGGGTGGCCAAAAAGCCGCCCCTGGTGCCGCCGGTCAGAAACGGCCCCAACGGCGGGGCAAGCCGCAACCGGATCGTCCACAGCGAGCCCTTTTCTGCCTGACCGTCAAGAACCCTTTGCGAGCCCTTTGCATTCGCATCGTGGAGTGGAA ACCATTTGAGTTCCTTATTTTGTTAACCATATTTGCCAATTGTATTGCCTTGGCCGTTTATACGCCTTATCCAGGCAGCGATTCGAATGTTACGAATCAAACCTTG GAAAAAGTTGAATATATATTCCTAGTTATATTCACAGCGGAATGTGTTATGAAAATTTTAGCATATGGTTTTATGTTACATAATGGTGCATATCTAAGAAATGGATGGAATTTATTAGattttacaattgtagttaTAGG AGCAATAAGTACAGCACTTTCTCATTTGATGAAGGATGCCTTCGATGTGAAGGCCCTCCGTGCCTTTCGAGTGCTGCGTCCACTGCGACTTGTATCGGGTGTACCAA GTCTACAGGTTGTGcttaattcaattttaaagGCCATGGTGCCACTGTTTCACATTGCACTCCTGGTCATATTCGTAATCATTATCTATGCGATCATCGGCCTAGAGCTCTTCTCGGGCAAGTTGCACAAGGCGTGTCGCGATGAAATCACAG GTGAATATGAGGATGAAATTCGGCCTTGTGGTGTGGGCCGTGCCTGCCCGGAGGGCATGAAGTGCTACGGCGGCTGGGAGGGACCCAATGACGGCATCACGAACTTCGACAACTTCGGCCTGGCCATGTTGACGGTGTTCCAGTGCGTCACCCTAGAGGGCTGGACTGATGTGCTCTATAAC ATTCAAGATTCCATGGGCAGCGACTGGCAGTGGATGTACTTTATTTCGATGGTCATCCTGGGTGCCTTTTTTGTGATGAATCTGATTCTCGGTGTGTTGTCCGGTGAGTTCTCCAAGGAGCGTAACAAGGCCAAGAATCGCGGCGACTTCCAAAAGCTGCGCGAGAAGCAACAGATCGAAGAGGACCTGCGGGGCTATCTCGACTGGATAACCCAGGCCGAGGACATAGAACCCGATGCTGTGGGTGGTCTGATACCCGATGGGAAGGTCAAGCAAATGAATGAAATGGACTCGACCGAGAATCTGGGCGAAGAGATGCCCGAGGTCCAGCTGACTGAGTCGCGATggcgaaaaatgaaaaaagacTTCGATCGGGTTAACCGCAGGATGCGGCGAGCCTGTCGCAAAGCCGTCAAGTCTCAGGCCTTCTATTGGCTTATTATTGTCCTGGTTTTCCTCAACACCGGCGTCTTGGCCACAGAGCACTACAGGCAGGTGGATTGGTTGGACAATTTTCAAG AATACACGAACGTGGTCTTCATCGGTCTCTTCACCTGTGAAATGTTACTGAAAATGTACAGTCTGGGCTTTCAGGGCTACTTTGTATCCCTGTTCAATCGCTTTGATTGTTTTGTGGTGATTGGTAGTATTTCCGAAACACTTTTGACCAATACAGGAATGATGCCGCCTTTGGGTGTTTCTGTGCTGCGTTGTGTGCGTCTTCTCCGTGTCTTCAAAGTGACCAA atactGGAGGTCTCTTTCCAATCTCGTTGCTTCCCTTTTGAACTCTATACAATCAATTGCTTCGCTTCTGTTACTGCTCTTCCTGTTTATTGTGATATTTGCTCTACTGGGCATGCAAGTCTTCGGcggaaaatttaattttgacgGCAAAGAGGAGAAGTATAGGATGAACTTTGACTGCTTTTGGCAGGCTTTGCTCACAGTCTTTCAG ATCATGACTGGTGAGGATTGGAATGCTGTGATGTATACCGGCATCAATGCCTATGGTGGAGTGTCTTCTTACGGGGCCCTGGCCTGTATTtactttataattttgttcattTGTGGTAATTACATTCTGTTGAACGTGTTCTTGGCCATTGCTGTGGATAATTTGGCTGATGCCGACTCCCTATCGGAGGAGGTGGAAAAGGATGAGGAACCA CATGATGACTCAGCTTTCAAGAAGTCCCATAGTCCCACTCCAACAATTGATGGCGAAGATCATCTGAGCATCGATATAGACATGGAACCTCATGAGTTGGATGACGAGGAGAAGAT GGATCATGAAACCCTTTCCGATGAAGAAGTTCGTGAAATGTGCGAGGAGGAACAAGAAG ACTCCCATTCTGAAGTATCAGCCCATGCCACTGCACGACCCCGGCGTTTATCTGAAGTCAGCATGAAGAAGACTAAAAAGCCCATACCGCGAGGCAgtgcatttttcattttcagttaTACAAACAG ATTCCGAGTCTTCTGCCATTGGCTTTGCAACCACAGCAATTTCGGCAACATTATCCTATGTTGCATCATGTTCTCATCGGCTATGTTGGCGGCAGAAAATCCATTGAGATCCGACGACGATTTGAACAAA gtTCTCAATaagtttgattattttttcacgGCAGTTTTCACAATAGAACTGATTCTGAAATTGATTGCATACGGCTTCGTTTTACACGACGGAGCCTTTTGCAGATCCGCATTTAATCTATTAGATTTACTTGTGGTCTGCGTATCATTGGTATCACTAGTGTTCAG TTCGAATGCGATCTCAGTCGTGAAAATTCTACGTGTGCTCCGTGTTTTAAGGCCACTCAGAGCTATTAATCGTGCCAAGGGTCTCAAG CATGTTGTTCAATGTGTCATAGTCGCAGTTAAGACTATTGGAAATATTGTGCTCGTCACATGCCTACTGCAATTCATGTTTGCCGTGATAGGAGTCCAATTGTTTAAG GGAAAGTTTTTCAAGTGCTCTGATGGTTCCAAAATGACCGAGGACGAATGCTT TGGCACATACTTGGTCTATGATGATGGCGATATTCACAAGCCACGCTTGAAGGAGCGGGAATGGAAAAATTATGGTTTTCATTTCGACGATGTGGCTAAGGGGATGTTGACCCTGTTTACGGTCTCCACCTTTGAGGGTTGGCCAGG ATTGCTATATGTTTCAATCGATTCAAATAAGGAGAATGGCGGTCCAATACACAATTTCCGTCCGATCGTAGCTGCCTACTATATAATCTACATTATCATTATTGCCTTCTTCATGGTGAACATATTCGTCGGTTTCGTTATTGTCACTTTCCAGAACGAGGGTGAACAGGAATATAAAAATTGTGATCTGGACAAGAATCAGCGCAACTGCATAGAGTTTGCTTTGAAAGCGAAGCCAGTACGTCGATATATACCCAAGCATGGTATACAATATAAAGTCTGGTGGTTTGTCACATCGTCATCCTTTGAGTATACAGTCTTTGTGTTAATTATGATAAACACTGTAACACTGGCTATGAAGTTTTACAATCAACCCCAGTGGTATACAGAGCTTTTAGATGCCTTGAATATGATTTTTACGGCAGTTTTTGCATTAGAGTTTGTCTTTAAACTGGCCGCTTTTCGATTTAAA AACTATTTTGGAGATGCCTGGAACGTGTTTGATTTTATCATTGTTTTGGGCAGCTTTATAGATATCGTCTACTCTGAAATTAAG CAAAGATACTTCTCAAGCATCCTGCGATATTGTTGA